One window of Papaver somniferum cultivar HN1 chromosome 9, ASM357369v1, whole genome shotgun sequence genomic DNA carries:
- the LOC113307536 gene encoding uncharacterized protein LOC113307536, producing MVHTFKGWLDSWTPDFDGFYLKDGRDNAFVWLTVRCHIISALSTGPAMLLPRHERTATVGVFGKSALSEIKNVCDTSKSSMRDWMVNPRFREHWSTLVTRNGSFCSLSFSEVFGKIHHYFNSEGISYLVVRETLFSAMFLSAESLANAKATPLELFQYSDVTEKFTLKHRSFEAVEKYLNSTLPDFTDDDFELIKGWKASLRKCIAELTHYGWCTVQIFTLYHVYCQVYVQSAGD from the exons ATGGTTCATACATTTAAAGGCTGGCTTGATAGCTGGACACCTGATTTTGATGGTTTTTATCTTAAAGATGGCCGTGATAATGCGTTTGTTTGGTTAACCGTAAGATGCCATATTATAAG TGCACTCAGTACAGGTCCTGCTATGCTGTTACCACGGCACGAAAGAACGGCAACAGTTGGTGTATTTGGTAAATCTGCATTGTCTGAAATTAAGAACGTTTGTGATACTTCGAAAAGCAGTATGCGTGACTGGATGGTTAACCCTAG GTTTCGTGAGCACTGGTCAACACTTGTAACCAGAAATGGTTCATTTTGCTCACTAAGCTTCTCTGAGGTTTTCGGCAAGATTCACCACTATTTCAATTCAGAGGGGATTTCCTATTTAGTGGTGAGAGAAACTCTGTTCTCTGCAATGTTTCTTTCAGCTGAAAGCTTGGCGAATGCCAAAGCGACACCTCTGGAATTATTCCAATACTCAGATGTGACCGAGAAATTCACTCTGAAGCACCGTTCTTTTGAGGCCGTCGAGAAATATCTGAATTCAACTTTGCCTGATTTTACAGATGATGACTTCGAG CTCATCAAAGGGTGGAAAGCTAGTCTACGAAAATGTATTGCAGAACTGACGCATTATGGGTGGTGCACTGTACAAATTTTCACGCTCTATCACGTTTATTG TCAAGTGTACGTTCAGTCTGCAGGTGATTAA